One genomic segment of Rivularia sp. PCC 7116 includes these proteins:
- a CDS encoding endonuclease domain-containing protein, with translation MTKLNNGDFHLPYNPALVPRAKELRKNMTAAEKKLWYEYLRTFKFRVLRQRPIDYSIVDFYCPTLKLVIEIDGESHFTDIGKEYDQERTERLEGYGLKVIRFTNQQVFNNFEGICEQLNFLLPS, from the coding sequence ATGACAAAGTTAAACAACGGCGATTTTCATCTTCCCTATAATCCCGCTTTAGTTCCCAGAGCAAAAGAACTTCGGAAAAATATGACTGCTGCTGAGAAGAAGCTTTGGTATGAATATCTAAGAACCTTTAAATTTAGAGTTTTGCGACAAAGACCAATCGATTATTCCATAGTTGATTTTTACTGTCCTACCCTCAAGTTAGTGATTGAAATTGATGGTGAAAGTCATTTTACTGATATAGGTAAAGAATACGACCAAGAGAGAACGGAAAGATTGGAAGGTTACGGTTTGAAAGTTATCAGATTTACAAATCAACAGGTTTTTAATAATTTTGAAGGGATTTGCGAACAGTTAAATTTTTTGCTCCCATCTTAA
- a CDS encoding ATP-binding protein: MNSTQKADSIFSEISAVITNINQHIDLNNCDREPIHTPNLIQPHGVLLAVSADEYRILQVSLNTAQFLGIEPQELLERPLQKLLGEEQVRAIEGRLAKNFDNINPLPIEIEKNRGTLYFNGIVHRNGKIVIVELEPRQFEKVRDFFSFYELVKTPIDKLRNTNTLEELCDTIVGEVKTITDFDRVMVYRFDTEGAGTVIAEAANDELQPYLGLHYPATDIPKQAKYLFTLKSLRLIPDVAYEPVGITPELNPLTNERLDMKMTVLRSVSPFHIEYLNNMGVGATLVVSLVKNKQLWGLISCHHNTPKKVTYETRTICEFIGQIASFELIAKEHNQDLDYKMKLKSIQSQFIEAISAAKDLQQSLTENSQCLLDLVGADGVALCFGKYVTLLGNTPNQEFIIKLLPWLEAQFYDEDVIYETNYLSKLYPDADEHKATASGLLALFISREQKIFIIWFRPEVLQTVNWAGNPNQSVERDKNGTLLLSPRTSFSLWKETVLGKSLPWQLCEVEAASELRSCIISIVLRKAEELTQVNLELARSNTELDAFAYIASHDLKEPLRGIYNYSSFLLEDYREILDSSGVDKLNTLMSLTCRMEDLINSLLNYSRLGRAELQMRPVDFNLLLSDVLDTIKASARDTQVEFRIPRSLPTVICDRTRISELFTNLISNGIKYNQKQEKIIEIGYLDSEDPIAIAKMQKYRQKTPAKTIFYVRDNGIGIRKKHIECIFRIFKRLHGQKKYGGGTGAGLTIAKKIVERHGGEIWLESVYQEGTTFYFTCN, translated from the coding sequence ATGAATTCGACTCAGAAGGCAGATTCAATATTTTCGGAGATTTCAGCAGTAATCACCAATATCAATCAGCATATCGACCTGAATAATTGCGATCGCGAACCCATTCATACTCCTAATTTAATTCAGCCTCATGGAGTATTGTTGGCAGTTTCGGCGGATGAGTATCGCATTTTACAGGTGAGTCTTAACACCGCTCAATTTTTGGGTATAGAACCACAAGAGTTGCTCGAACGGCCGTTGCAGAAGTTGCTTGGAGAGGAGCAGGTTAGAGCTATTGAAGGACGTTTGGCGAAGAATTTCGATAATATCAATCCGTTACCAATCGAGATAGAAAAAAATAGAGGAACTCTGTATTTTAATGGTATCGTACATCGCAATGGAAAGATTGTAATTGTTGAACTAGAACCACGTCAGTTTGAGAAAGTGAGAGATTTTTTCTCTTTCTATGAGTTAGTCAAAACTCCCATTGATAAATTACGAAATACCAATACCTTAGAAGAATTATGCGACACTATCGTGGGCGAAGTGAAGACGATAACGGACTTCGATCGCGTCATGGTTTATCGTTTTGATACTGAAGGTGCAGGAACTGTAATTGCCGAAGCTGCAAATGATGAATTACAACCATATTTAGGCTTACATTATCCCGCCACGGATATTCCCAAACAGGCAAAATATCTTTTTACTTTAAAATCACTGCGCTTAATTCCTGATGTGGCATACGAACCCGTGGGAATAACGCCTGAGTTAAACCCATTAACAAACGAGCGTTTGGATATGAAAATGACTGTTTTACGCAGTGTCTCTCCCTTTCATATCGAATATCTTAATAATATGGGTGTGGGAGCTACCTTAGTCGTATCCCTAGTTAAAAATAAACAGCTTTGGGGATTAATCTCCTGCCATCACAATACACCTAAAAAAGTTACTTACGAAACTCGTACTATTTGTGAGTTTATCGGGCAGATAGCTTCTTTTGAGTTGATAGCTAAAGAACATAATCAAGACTTAGATTATAAAATGAAGCTGAAGTCGATTCAGTCTCAATTTATAGAAGCTATTTCCGCAGCAAAAGATTTACAGCAAAGTCTAACAGAAAATTCCCAATGTTTACTCGATTTAGTTGGAGCAGACGGGGTAGCTTTGTGTTTTGGAAAATATGTAACCTTGCTAGGTAATACTCCAAATCAAGAATTTATTATCAAGTTACTTCCCTGGCTAGAAGCTCAATTTTATGATGAAGATGTAATTTATGAAACTAATTATTTAAGTAAATTATATCCCGATGCCGACGAACACAAAGCAACCGCTAGTGGGCTACTTGCTTTATTCATTTCCAGAGAACAAAAAATTTTTATCATTTGGTTTCGTCCTGAAGTCCTTCAAACTGTAAATTGGGCGGGTAATCCCAATCAGTCTGTAGAAAGAGACAAAAATGGGACTTTGCTCTTATCTCCTCGTACATCCTTCTCTTTATGGAAAGAAACTGTCCTAGGAAAATCTTTACCCTGGCAACTCTGTGAAGTAGAAGCAGCTTCAGAGTTACGCAGTTGCATTATCAGTATTGTTCTGCGAAAGGCAGAGGAATTAACCCAAGTAAATCTAGAATTAGCCCGTAGTAACACCGAACTAGATGCCTTTGCCTACATTGCTTCTCACGATCTCAAAGAACCTTTACGGGGTATTTATAATTACTCTAGCTTTTTGCTGGAGGACTATAGAGAAATTCTTGATAGCTCGGGAGTAGACAAGCTCAATACTTTGATGAGCTTAACTTGTCGTATGGAAGACTTAATTAATTCTCTACTAAATTATTCTCGTTTAGGTAGAGCAGAACTCCAAATGCGTCCTGTAGATTTTAATCTTTTATTGAGTGACGTTTTAGATACGATTAAAGCCAGCGCTAGGGATACTCAGGTAGAGTTCAGAATACCCCGCTCTTTGCCTACAGTGATATGCGATCGCACCCGAATCAGCGAGTTATTTACAAATTTAATCAGCAACGGAATTAAATACAATCAAAAACAAGAAAAAATTATCGAAATTGGTTATTTAGATAGCGAAGATCCAATTGCAATTGCAAAAATGCAAAAATATCGACAGAAAACTCCAGCTAAAACTATTTTCTATGTCCGCGATAACGGTATCGGTATTCGTAAAAAACATATAGAATGTATCTTTCGTATTTTTAAACGACTGCACGGGCAAAAAAAATACGGGGGCGGTACAGGTGCGGGTTTAACTATTGCTAAGAAAATTGTCGAAAGACATGGGGGTGAGATTTGGTTAGAATCTGTCTATCAAGAAGGTACTACTTTTTACTTTACTTGTAATTAA
- a CDS encoding amidase — MNPVDLAFAPALKQSELIRRREVSPLELVELYLERIQQFNSKLGSYFTVTAEQAIDDAKSKTEMLVQTEDLPLFFGVPISIKDLNPVAGIPCSYGNAALLGNVPDYDDGVVAKIKQAGFIILGKTATSELGSFPYTEATGFPPTRNPWNLEYTSGGSSGGAASALAAGLCSIAQGSDGGGSIRGPAACCNLVGIKPSRGRISHAPVGDRLNGIATNGPLARTVADASALLDAMSGYVTGDSYWLSDPEKSFLAASQEKVENLRIAYCTSIPPLGEADSNCHQGVMQTVKLLEELGHNVEEKCPDISELVEPFQIVWQANVAASGVPVEILQPLNRWLLARNGTAGEYLRAVYQMQMVARKIVTFFDNIDVLVMPVYLHSPIRVGEWAALSPEETFENIIRWIAPCPAANATGQPAISLPIGFDDKGLPVAVQLIGKPIAEHTIISLAAQLEAANPMYEKRPSGY; from the coding sequence ATGAATCCAGTTGATTTAGCGTTCGCACCGGCGTTAAAACAGTCAGAATTAATCCGTCGTAGGGAAGTATCGCCGCTGGAGTTGGTGGAATTATATCTGGAACGCATTCAACAATTTAATTCTAAGTTAGGAAGTTATTTTACTGTTACAGCAGAGCAGGCGATTGATGATGCTAAGAGCAAAACCGAAATGCTGGTACAAACTGAGGATTTGCCATTGTTTTTCGGGGTGCCAATTTCAATCAAAGACTTAAATCCAGTTGCCGGTATTCCCTGTAGCTACGGTAATGCAGCATTACTCGGTAATGTTCCGGATTATGATGATGGTGTAGTCGCAAAAATTAAACAAGCTGGTTTCATCATTTTAGGTAAAACGGCAACTTCGGAATTAGGTTCATTTCCTTATACCGAAGCTACGGGTTTTCCCCCAACTAGAAATCCTTGGAATTTAGAATATACATCTGGTGGTTCTAGCGGTGGTGCAGCGTCGGCACTCGCAGCAGGATTGTGTTCCATCGCGCAAGGTTCGGACGGTGGCGGTTCAATTCGCGGGCCTGCTGCTTGCTGTAATTTAGTTGGTATCAAGCCATCGAGAGGTCGAATTAGTCATGCACCTGTAGGCGATCGCCTGAATGGAATTGCTACAAATGGTCCGCTCGCGAGGACTGTAGCTGATGCTTCGGCTTTGTTAGATGCGATGTCTGGCTATGTTACGGGAGATTCTTACTGGCTAAGCGATCCAGAAAAATCATTTTTAGCTGCGAGCCAAGAAAAAGTAGAAAATCTACGCATTGCTTATTGTACGAGTATTCCTCCTTTGGGAGAAGCAGACTCAAACTGCCATCAAGGCGTGATGCAAACAGTTAAATTATTAGAAGAATTGGGGCACAATGTAGAAGAGAAATGTCCCGATATTAGCGAATTAGTAGAACCATTCCAAATAGTTTGGCAAGCCAATGTAGCTGCTTCTGGAGTTCCCGTAGAAATTTTACAACCTTTAAATCGTTGGTTATTAGCTAGAAATGGTACTGCAGGTGAGTACCTACGGGCAGTTTATCAGATGCAAATGGTAGCGCGAAAAATCGTCACGTTTTTCGACAACATAGACGTTTTAGTAATGCCGGTTTATCTTCATTCACCGATTCGGGTTGGTGAATGGGCTGCATTAAGTCCTGAAGAAACATTTGAAAATATAATTCGTTGGATTGCACCTTGTCCAGCAGCAAATGCTACCGGACAACCTGCAATATCGCTTCCCATCGGTTTTGACGATAAGGGTTTACCTGTAGCAGTACAGTTAATCGGCAAGCCCATAGCAGAACATACTATTATCAGCCTTGCAGCACAATTAGAAGCAGCAAACCCAATGTATGAAAAACGTCCGAGCGGTTATTAG
- a CDS encoding EndoU domain-containing protein, whose amino-acid sequence MKPNIASKLKLIFSGLTTLLLISAIGLDNPVNAQQKDTELLPFFDNQDNPVRVNYPSGAKLDITPPAPQLNSFDKAVLKTCGAIGTKVKPSEFKQLLSDYPEVLTNIQKATKGELLPGRRSKSEFVQDLTNIWFKNKGFEHIFCGEIYNANDIGGLHFYGRYLQLQNEKIGGRLPVNPGRQEVIPGVIYTMGVVIKQPNRIVRDEIKGYGYLSNAEELLVDITKVYKQQKNTEGACIYQQLDKETGTSFPTVFVRKNRGIITFYPDATPRGKRCKA is encoded by the coding sequence ATGAAACCAAATATTGCATCTAAACTCAAACTCATATTCAGCGGATTAACTACTTTATTATTAATTTCTGCAATTGGTTTAGATAATCCAGTTAACGCTCAGCAGAAAGATACAGAACTTTTGCCTTTCTTTGATAATCAAGACAACCCGGTACGAGTCAATTATCCATCTGGAGCTAAGTTAGACATTACACCACCCGCACCTCAGCTAAATTCCTTTGATAAAGCAGTACTTAAAACTTGCGGTGCTATAGGTACAAAAGTTAAACCAAGTGAATTTAAACAGTTGTTATCAGATTATCCAGAAGTATTAACAAATATTCAAAAAGCGACCAAAGGTGAATTGCTTCCCGGACGTAGAAGTAAGTCAGAATTTGTACAAGATTTAACTAATATTTGGTTTAAAAATAAAGGTTTTGAGCATATATTCTGTGGTGAAATATATAACGCAAACGATATTGGCGGCTTGCATTTTTACGGCAGATATTTACAACTACAGAATGAAAAGATTGGTGGAAGACTTCCTGTAAATCCTGGCAGACAAGAAGTCATTCCTGGCGTAATTTATACAATGGGTGTAGTTATAAAACAGCCCAATCGTATCGTTAGAGATGAAATTAAAGGATACGGTTATTTATCAAATGCTGAAGAGCTTTTAGTAGATATAACCAAAGTATACAAACAGCAAAAAAATACAGAAGGTGCTTGTATATATCAACAATTAGATAAAGAAACCGGAACCAGTTTTCCTACAGTTTTCGTCAGAAAGAATAGGGGAATCATTACTTTTTATCCAGATGCGACTCCGAGAGGGAAGCGGTGTAAGGCTTAG
- the ilvC gene encoding ketol-acid reductoisomerase, which translates to MARMYYDSDANLDLLAGKTIAIIGFGSQGHAHALNLKDSGMNVIVGLYPGSKSAAKAKEGGLTVKSVADAAKEADLIMILLPDEVQKTVYKEEIEPNLESGNTIAFAHGFNIHFGQVVPPENIDVVMVAPKGPGHLVRRTYEQGQGVPCLFAVYQDNTGQARDKAMAYAKGIGGTRGGILETTFREETETDLFGEQAVLCGGLSALIKAGFETLVEAGYQPELAYFECLHEVKLIVDLVVEGGLAKMRDSISNTAEYGDYTRGPRVVNDETKTEMRKILKEIQSGQFARDFVTENQSGKPGFTAMRRQEAEHPIENVGKDLRAMFSWMQEA; encoded by the coding sequence ATGGCTCGGATGTACTACGATTCGGATGCTAACTTAGACCTATTAGCAGGAAAGACTATAGCGATTATCGGCTTTGGTTCTCAAGGTCATGCCCACGCTCTTAACCTAAAAGATAGCGGCATGAATGTGATTGTTGGACTGTATCCGGGTAGTAAGTCCGCTGCGAAAGCCAAAGAAGGTGGGTTGACAGTCAAAAGTGTGGCTGATGCAGCCAAAGAAGCTGACTTAATCATGATTTTGCTACCCGATGAGGTGCAAAAAACCGTTTATAAGGAAGAGATTGAGCCTAATCTAGAATCAGGAAACACTATAGCCTTTGCTCACGGATTTAATATTCACTTCGGACAAGTTGTACCACCCGAGAATATAGATGTGGTAATGGTAGCACCCAAAGGTCCGGGGCATTTAGTACGACGCACCTACGAACAAGGGCAAGGAGTTCCTTGTTTGTTTGCAGTTTATCAAGACAACACCGGACAAGCACGGGACAAAGCAATGGCTTACGCTAAAGGTATTGGCGGAACCCGTGGCGGCATTTTAGAAACAACCTTCCGTGAAGAAACCGAAACCGATTTGTTTGGCGAACAAGCAGTATTGTGTGGTGGTTTAAGTGCTTTAATTAAAGCTGGTTTTGAAACCTTAGTAGAAGCTGGTTATCAGCCAGAGCTAGCGTATTTTGAATGTCTCCATGAAGTCAAATTAATTGTTGACTTAGTTGTAGAAGGTGGACTGGCAAAAATGCGCGATAGCATTTCAAATACTGCTGAGTACGGCGATTATACCCGAGGACCAAGGGTAGTAAACGACGAAACTAAAACAGAAATGCGTAAAATCCTCAAAGAAATTCAATCCGGGCAATTTGCGCGAGACTTTGTGACTGAAAATCAATCTGGTAAACCAGGTTTCACAGCTATGCGTCGTCAAGAAGCCGAACACCCCATTGAGAATGTAGGTAAAGATTTACGCGCCATGTTTAGCTGGATGCAAGAAGCGTAA
- a CDS encoding aldo/keto reductase yields METTELGKSRISTSVIGLGGMPMSVYERPCESQSINVIHRALDSGITFIDTADSYCKDESDKHHNERLIHKALQSYDGDTSNVIVATKGGLMRPNQNWIRNGNPEHLRETIRVSFAAFGGNKPIDIWQLHAPDPDYTIEASLTPAKEAQTAGTIKMIGVSNFSVEQIKQARDVVDIISVQNQYSPWQRQPEMDGVLEYCENEGLTFIPWSPFGGRRRHNKLTDIQVIKNLAQEKNVSVYCIVLAWFRSKSPCILPIPGASKVSSIEDSVKAVDIKLSAAEVQKIDRETS; encoded by the coding sequence ATGGAAACTACAGAACTTGGGAAAAGCCGTATTTCTACAAGTGTAATTGGCTTGGGTGGAATGCCAATGTCAGTTTATGAGCGCCCTTGTGAATCGCAATCGATAAACGTTATTCATCGGGCATTAGATAGTGGTATTACTTTTATCGACACTGCTGACTCCTACTGTAAGGATGAATCGGACAAGCATCATAACGAGCGATTGATTCACAAAGCTTTGCAAAGCTACGATGGCGATACGAGTAATGTCATAGTCGCCACGAAAGGCGGTTTGATGCGCCCCAATCAAAACTGGATTCGCAATGGTAATCCCGAGCATCTACGCGAAACTATTCGAGTCAGTTTTGCAGCTTTTGGTGGTAATAAACCTATAGATATTTGGCAACTTCACGCACCAGACCCAGATTACACTATTGAAGCATCTCTAACACCAGCCAAAGAAGCTCAGACGGCAGGAACGATCAAAATGATTGGGGTTTCAAATTTTTCGGTAGAACAAATCAAGCAAGCCCGAGATGTAGTTGATATCATTTCAGTGCAAAATCAATATAGCCCTTGGCAGCGACAACCAGAAATGGACGGAGTGTTGGAATATTGCGAAAACGAGGGCTTGACTTTTATACCTTGGAGTCCTTTTGGCGGTCGTCGTCGCCATAATAAGTTAACAGATATTCAAGTAATTAAAAACTTGGCCCAAGAGAAAAATGTATCTGTATACTGCATAGTTTTAGCCTGGTTTCGTTCAAAATCGCCTTGTATATTACCAATTCCCGGCGCAAGTAAAGTTAGTAGCATTGAGGATTCAGTCAAGGCTGTTGATATTAAATTATCCGCAGCAGAAGTTCAAAAGATTGATAGAGAAACTTCGTAA
- a CDS encoding DUF4349 domain-containing protein, with protein sequence MMSKFYTQFSPKLLKSKPNLFLSLFFGSLIFTSCASASYNKDSAIQGTELPKAVQEVADIAQVNQALPQKKPQLIKKAQITVIVDSLDKSVDAVEKIINQQNGYLLSLEETQLNNSYSRPNARVQMRVPQNLLEATLNKLSELGTLQSRSISAEDVGEQIVDFQARLSNLRRTESNLQKIMDKSGSVKDILGVAQELSKVREQIERITAQLKSLQNQVAYSTITLNLEAAVSKKGNQPGLPSQIQDAWNNSTSSFATFTVGLMKLGIWTIVYTPYLFILVAAGYFLNRRFRFSRRLQQTPQPRNPENN encoded by the coding sequence ATGATGTCAAAATTTTACACTCAGTTTTCTCCGAAATTATTAAAAAGTAAACCAAATTTATTTTTAAGCCTTTTCTTCGGAAGTTTAATTTTCACAAGTTGCGCTTCTGCTTCTTATAACAAAGATAGTGCTATCCAGGGTACAGAACTACCCAAGGCAGTTCAAGAAGTTGCAGATATTGCTCAAGTTAACCAAGCATTACCGCAAAAAAAACCGCAGCTAATTAAAAAAGCCCAAATTACGGTAATTGTTGACTCCCTAGATAAAAGCGTTGATGCCGTAGAGAAAATAATAAATCAGCAGAATGGTTACTTACTCAGTTTAGAAGAAACACAGCTTAATAACTCTTACTCGCGCCCTAATGCTAGAGTACAAATGCGAGTTCCGCAAAACCTCTTAGAAGCAACCCTTAACAAATTGTCAGAATTAGGAACCCTGCAAAGTCGGAGTATCAGCGCTGAAGATGTTGGCGAGCAAATAGTTGATTTTCAAGCAAGATTAAGCAATTTACGCAGAACCGAAAGTAACTTGCAGAAAATTATGGATAAATCGGGTTCTGTTAAAGATATATTAGGCGTTGCTCAAGAGCTTAGCAAGGTACGAGAACAAATTGAACGGATTACGGCTCAATTAAAAAGCTTGCAAAATCAAGTTGCTTATTCGACTATTACTTTAAATTTAGAAGCAGCAGTTTCAAAAAAAGGCAATCAACCTGGATTACCTTCGCAAATTCAAGATGCCTGGAATAATTCGACTAGTTCCTTTGCTACCTTTACCGTTGGATTAATGAAGTTGGGTATTTGGACAATCGTTTACACTCCATATTTATTCATTTTAGTCGCTGCTGGCTATTTTCTAAACCGTAGATTTCGTTTTTCGCGACGTTTGCAACAAACTCCACAACCAAGAAATCCTGAGAATAATTAA
- a CDS encoding SagB/ThcOx family dehydrogenase, with translation MPELHQSIAQHYHERTKYDPETISAKNKGLDWAKQPVPFKEYKIGSTFDLKPYIKEKPTSFANNSEAQWWQRLSRLLFCSYGLTARMPSMGSTVYLRAAPSAGGLYPAEMYLLSRGTQLLPPGLYNYQCRTHSLMHYWESDVWQKLQSACLENSSLQNAQLAIVITSVFYRSAWRYEDRAYRRICLDTGHLIGNIELAGALTGYRPHLIGGFVDEDVNELLYVDIKQEQAIAVIALADLQDSDSVNSSLRDRQNVRGGNTALPSTTQTDYPRIPDGELLNYFHCATQIQPSAKEKLNLPQVKQDKSIEDKYNFSFCDKISTVTKPIDWGKKLEGLEESILKRRSTRAFSGEALQFDELKALLDFTYQPQNYTDQNNESSPDYFDLNLIETFIAVSEVEGLERGCYYYAPSSQELRQIRFKNFRRELHFLCLGQDLGRDASALVFHTADLKTAVAQYGDRVYRYLHMDAGHLGQRLNLAAIHLGLGVSGIGGFFDDKVNEVLGIPSDEAVLYITTLGKPR, from the coding sequence ATGCCAGAATTACACCAATCAATAGCCCAGCATTATCACGAACGTACTAAGTATGACCCAGAAACTATATCAGCCAAAAATAAAGGCTTAGACTGGGCTAAACAACCAGTACCCTTCAAAGAGTACAAAATCGGTTCTACTTTCGATTTAAAACCTTATATCAAAGAGAAACCGACTTCATTCGCCAATAATTCGGAAGCCCAATGGTGGCAAAGGCTTTCTCGACTGCTATTTTGCAGCTATGGTTTAACTGCCAGAATGCCTTCTATGGGAAGCACGGTGTACTTGCGTGCGGCTCCTTCGGCAGGAGGTTTGTATCCGGCAGAAATGTATTTACTAAGCAGAGGTACGCAACTTTTACCTCCTGGTTTGTACAACTACCAATGTCGGACTCATTCCTTGATGCATTATTGGGAAAGCGATGTTTGGCAGAAGCTACAATCCGCTTGTTTAGAAAATTCTTCGCTACAAAATGCTCAACTAGCAATAGTCATCACTTCTGTTTTTTATCGTTCGGCTTGGCGTTATGAAGATAGGGCGTACCGGCGAATTTGCTTGGATACAGGACATCTGATTGGAAATATCGAACTAGCTGGGGCACTTACCGGCTATCGTCCCCATTTAATCGGTGGCTTTGTTGATGAAGATGTCAACGAACTGCTTTATGTCGATATCAAACAAGAGCAGGCGATCGCCGTTATTGCTTTGGCAGATTTGCAAGATAGTGATTCTGTAAACTCATCCTTGAGGGATCGGCAAAATGTTCGTGGGGGTAATACAGCTTTACCTTCTACTACCCAAACTGATTATCCCCGAATTCCTGATGGAGAACTGCTTAATTATTTTCATTGTGCGACGCAGATTCAACCAAGCGCCAAAGAAAAGTTAAATCTACCCCAAGTAAAGCAAGATAAATCAATTGAGGACAAATACAACTTTAGCTTTTGCGATAAAATCTCTACCGTCACTAAACCCATTGACTGGGGTAAAAAACTTGAAGGATTAGAAGAATCTATTCTTAAACGTCGTTCTACCCGCGCTTTTAGCGGTGAAGCTTTGCAATTTGATGAATTAAAAGCTTTACTCGATTTCACTTATCAACCTCAAAATTATACCGACCAAAATAACGAAAGTTCTCCAGACTATTTCGATTTAAATCTAATCGAAACCTTTATTGCTGTTTCTGAAGTAGAAGGTTTGGAAAGGGGCTGTTATTATTACGCCCCTTCTTCACAAGAATTACGTCAAATACGCTTTAAAAATTTCCGGCGAGAACTCCACTTCCTTTGTTTGGGACAAGATTTGGGAAGAGATGCATCTGCTCTTGTTTTCCATACTGCCGATCTCAAAACTGCTGTTGCTCAATACGGCGATCGAGTTTACCGCTATTTGCACATGGATGCCGGACATTTAGGACAAAGACTTAATTTAGCTGCGATTCATTTAGGTTTAGGAGTTAGCGGTATTGGTGGCTTTTTTGATGACAAAGTAAATGAAGTCTTGGGTATTCCCAGCGACGAAGCAGTGTTGTACATAACAACCTTAGGAAAACCAAGATAG
- a CDS encoding NYN domain-containing protein, protein MTINSFTEAKRPKRPIKQQLEYQRPEYQRPEYQRPEYQRPNLIVPDVSTVPEVPDDYMETPEIGLDESIFTCPNRGRVAIFIDGANLFYAALQLGIEINYAKLLGCLAKDSKLLRAFFYTGVDPTNEKQQGFLLWMRRNGYRVITKDLVQFPDGSKKANLDVEIAVDMMNLAPYYDTAVLVSGDGDLAYAVNAVSYQGSRVEVVSLRSMTSESLIDVADCFVDLDAIKKHIQKESDSEYSYRPLSNFDIHPPIHAEQPHYPKS, encoded by the coding sequence ATGACCATTAATAGTTTTACTGAAGCCAAAAGACCAAAAAGACCAATTAAACAACAATTGGAATACCAGCGACCAGAATACCAACGACCAGAATATCAACGACCAGAGTATCAACGACCGAATTTGATAGTTCCTGATGTTTCTACCGTCCCCGAAGTTCCAGATGATTACATGGAAACACCGGAGATTGGTCTTGATGAAAGTATTTTCACTTGCCCAAATCGCGGTAGAGTGGCGATTTTTATCGATGGTGCAAACTTATTTTATGCAGCATTGCAGCTGGGAATTGAAATTAACTACGCCAAACTGCTTGGTTGCTTAGCGAAAGATTCAAAATTGTTGCGTGCTTTCTTCTATACGGGGGTAGATCCAACTAACGAAAAACAACAAGGTTTCTTGTTGTGGATGCGTCGCAATGGCTATCGCGTAATTACCAAAGACTTGGTGCAATTCCCGGATGGTTCAAAAAAAGCCAATCTTGACGTAGAAATTGCTGTAGACATGATGAACCTAGCCCCTTACTACGACACTGCGGTGTTGGTCAGTGGTGATGGTGATTTAGCCTATGCAGTGAATGCAGTCTCTTATCAAGGCTCTAGAGTCGAAGTAGTTAGCTTGCGTTCCATGACTAGCGAAAGCTTAATTGATGTCGCAGACTGCTTTGTTGATTTAGACGCAATCAAAAAACATATTCAAAAAGAATCGGATTCAGAGTACAGCTATAGACCGTTATCAAATTTTGATATACACCCACCAATCCACGCAGAACAACCACATTACCCAAAATCCTAA